A window of Corallococcus macrosporus DSM 14697 contains these coding sequences:
- a CDS encoding tetratricopeptide repeat protein yields MSSSYQGDSFGTVSMRMQGDRLVGFTTGGPCGFEPDTEVLSGEFQDNVLVGQVLLCQTGPHCEPRVNQPVLVVFNPEDGVMTALFRLKDGCHSPVLKDDALLLLKPVAGAGDAVEAARRAAAPAPTAESAGSSAAQVAAGLGKQGEVSPVEEGQRQLLAGNAAVAQRHFELALSRDARNAAAVVGLGASQLALNDVARAVKTLEAGKGLGRADVHLWLAYAYLREGSRARARDSLRRAYDLGWTPSGRASEAAVEQALREEIKDLEALMQQQRSRKRMLGRPPAGAGNTTP; encoded by the coding sequence GTGTCGAGCTCCTATCAAGGGGACTCCTTTGGCACGGTGTCCATGCGCATGCAGGGAGACCGGCTGGTGGGGTTCACGACGGGCGGCCCCTGCGGCTTCGAGCCCGATACGGAGGTGCTCTCTGGCGAGTTCCAGGACAACGTCCTGGTGGGCCAGGTGTTGCTCTGCCAGACGGGGCCGCACTGTGAGCCGCGGGTGAACCAGCCCGTGCTGGTCGTGTTCAACCCGGAAGACGGGGTGATGACTGCGCTGTTCCGCCTGAAGGACGGGTGCCACTCCCCGGTGTTGAAGGACGACGCCTTGCTGCTCCTCAAGCCCGTGGCGGGCGCCGGGGACGCGGTGGAGGCGGCGCGCCGCGCCGCCGCGCCCGCGCCCACCGCGGAGAGCGCGGGCTCGTCCGCGGCGCAGGTGGCCGCGGGCCTGGGCAAGCAGGGCGAAGTCTCCCCCGTCGAGGAGGGCCAGCGTCAGCTCCTGGCGGGCAACGCGGCGGTGGCGCAGCGCCACTTCGAGCTGGCGCTGTCGCGGGATGCGCGCAACGCCGCGGCGGTGGTGGGCCTGGGGGCCAGCCAGCTCGCGCTCAACGACGTGGCCCGCGCGGTCAAGACGCTGGAGGCGGGCAAGGGGCTGGGGCGCGCGGACGTCCACCTGTGGCTGGCCTACGCGTACCTGCGGGAGGGCAGCCGCGCGCGCGCGCGCGATTCGCTGCGCCGGGCCTATGACCTGGGCTGGACGCCGTCGGGCCGCGCGTCGGAGGCGGCGGTGGAGCAGGCGCTCCGGGAGGAGATCAAGGACCTGGAAGCGCTCATGCAGCAGCAGCGCTCCCGAAAGCGGATGCTCGGCCGCCCGCCGGCGGGAGCCGGAAACACTACGCCGTGA
- a CDS encoding serine/threonine-protein kinase → MSQPPPPQKTTRFFGNYEVLSVLGKGGMAEVYRARVLSGPREGWTVALKRLLPALTQDPESVALFAREAQLSKQLHHPNIVTVLDAGELEGIYFIVMELVDGRDLGQILRRCKVRGIPLPLDFAVYLGKVLLEALAYAHSATGPQGERLGIVHCDVSPSNLFISRVGEIKLGDFGVSRVLVDGKLQGGDVLGKPYYLSPESLLGEVSPEADLWAATVVLYELLTLARPFTGTTPDAVFNAIRARQYRPLRELRPDIPEALEAVVARAFAERPEDRFPTAEEFAQALTPHYDERVGTPLAIAAVVRGLFGATDEVPTVTPASGNGAPPPGSRAG, encoded by the coding sequence GTGAGCCAGCCGCCTCCCCCGCAGAAGACCACGCGGTTCTTCGGCAACTACGAGGTCCTCTCCGTCCTGGGGAAGGGCGGCATGGCGGAGGTGTACCGGGCGCGGGTGCTCTCCGGCCCGCGCGAGGGCTGGACGGTGGCGCTCAAGCGGCTGCTCCCGGCGCTGACGCAGGACCCGGAGTCGGTGGCGCTGTTCGCCCGCGAGGCGCAGCTGTCCAAGCAGCTCCACCACCCCAACATCGTCACGGTGCTGGATGCCGGCGAGCTGGAGGGCATCTACTTCATCGTGATGGAGCTGGTGGACGGCCGCGACCTGGGGCAGATCCTCCGGCGCTGCAAGGTGCGGGGGATTCCGCTCCCGCTCGACTTCGCGGTGTACCTGGGCAAAGTGCTGCTGGAGGCGCTCGCCTACGCGCACTCGGCCACGGGGCCGCAGGGGGAGCGGCTGGGCATCGTCCACTGCGACGTGTCGCCCTCCAACCTGTTCATCTCCCGCGTGGGCGAAATCAAGCTGGGCGACTTCGGCGTGTCGCGCGTGCTGGTGGACGGCAAGCTCCAGGGCGGAGACGTGCTGGGCAAGCCCTACTACCTGTCCCCCGAGTCGCTGCTCGGTGAGGTGAGCCCGGAGGCCGACCTGTGGGCGGCCACGGTGGTGCTCTACGAGCTGCTGACGCTGGCGCGCCCGTTCACCGGCACGACGCCGGACGCCGTGTTCAACGCCATCCGCGCCCGGCAGTACCGGCCCCTGCGCGAGCTGCGGCCCGACATCCCCGAGGCGCTGGAGGCCGTGGTGGCCCGGGCCTTCGCGGAGCGTCCCGAGGACCGCTTCCCGACGGCCGAGGAGTTCGCCCAGGCGCTGACGCCGCACTACGACGAGCGCGTGGGCACGCCCCTGGCCATCGCCGCCGTGGTGCGGGGCCTCTTCGGCGCCACCGACGAGGTCCCCACCGTGACGCCAGCCAGCGGCAACGGTGCGCCGCCGCCGGGCTCGCGCGCGGGGTAG
- a CDS encoding glutathione S-transferase family protein, with the protein MKLYFHPMSGNSRRVLLVAAHLDLPLERVVVDLPRGEQRAASHLARNPMGRVPVLDDNGFLLWESRAIMQYLAEQTPGQTLYPADAQGRADVNRWLSWCATHMSPAATVLVFERFVKALKGDAPDPAEVARGEALFAQSAPILDAHLAGREWVAQGRLTLADLSLASAFALAGPARLPLGGYANLQTWLGRVQALEAWKRTAPPAPPVAARG; encoded by the coding sequence ATGAAGCTCTATTTCCATCCGATGTCCGGAAACTCGCGCCGCGTCCTGCTCGTGGCCGCCCACCTCGACCTGCCGCTGGAGCGCGTCGTGGTCGACCTGCCCCGAGGCGAACAACGGGCGGCGTCACACCTGGCGCGCAACCCCATGGGCCGGGTCCCCGTCCTGGACGACAACGGGTTCCTGCTGTGGGAGTCGCGCGCCATCATGCAGTACCTGGCGGAGCAGACGCCGGGACAGACGCTGTATCCGGCGGACGCCCAGGGCCGCGCGGACGTCAACCGCTGGCTCTCCTGGTGCGCCACCCACATGTCGCCAGCGGCGACCGTCCTCGTCTTCGAGCGCTTCGTGAAGGCGCTCAAGGGCGACGCCCCCGACCCCGCGGAGGTCGCTCGAGGCGAGGCGCTCTTCGCGCAGAGCGCGCCCATCCTGGACGCGCACCTCGCGGGCCGGGAGTGGGTCGCCCAAGGCCGGCTGACCCTCGCGGACCTCTCCCTGGCCTCGGCCTTCGCCCTCGCCGGCCCGGCGCGCCTGCCGCTCGGCGGCTACGCGAACCTCCAGACCTGGCTCGGGCGCGTGCAGGCGCTGGAGGCGTGGAAGCGCACCGCGCCGCCAGCACCGCCCGTCGCGGCCCGCGGCTGA
- a CDS encoding ATPase domain-containing protein gives MDRRTWSLFETGIPSFDALLGGGIPRRQSLIVAGDPGCGKTVLCSQVAFLAAARGLPVVLVTVTSEPHDKLVGELTSFSFFKEALLDDKLFVMSAYSSLKQGARETRDLIIQTVRKRGAKLLFIDGLRAIRDLWQDEARLREFLYELGIGLAAADCIGLFTTEYPLEKLLTLPEATTVDGLVSLSVTKLGARRMRRVEVVKLRGRPHLAGAHLMRIDGEGVSFIPRLEALASAGSDTPPPEGRVSFGLPELDALMEGGLPRTSATLLAGSMGIGKTLLAAHFAAEGARLGEHALFVSFHDSTASLAARARRIRLDVERYVTSGMLIYLYIPPLELEADLVVDRILQEVARRNVKRLVIDGLTTLEQSIVDPERRQLFLAALAERLRRAGVTTLYTREVSKVAGTELDFSDAPVSILGENLLLLRYVELRGRIHRLLSVLKMRDSKYDNDLREFQIADSGMKVLATMRSAEGLLTGQARPLGTRIGAEE, from the coding sequence ATGGATCGCCGGACGTGGTCACTCTTCGAAACGGGCATCCCGAGCTTTGATGCGTTGCTGGGGGGCGGCATCCCCCGTCGTCAGTCCCTCATCGTGGCGGGAGACCCCGGCTGCGGAAAGACGGTGCTCTGCAGCCAGGTGGCCTTCCTCGCCGCGGCGCGCGGCCTGCCCGTCGTGCTGGTCACCGTCACGTCCGAGCCCCATGACAAGCTCGTGGGCGAGCTGACCAGCTTCAGCTTCTTCAAGGAGGCGCTGCTGGACGACAAGCTCTTCGTGATGAGCGCGTACTCCTCGCTCAAGCAGGGCGCCCGGGAGACGCGTGACCTCATCATCCAGACGGTGCGCAAGCGGGGCGCGAAGCTGCTCTTCATCGACGGACTTCGCGCCATCCGGGACCTCTGGCAGGACGAGGCGCGCCTGCGGGAGTTCCTCTACGAGCTGGGCATTGGCCTGGCCGCGGCGGACTGCATCGGCCTCTTCACCACCGAGTATCCCCTGGAGAAGCTGCTGACGCTGCCCGAGGCCACCACGGTGGACGGCCTCGTCTCCCTGTCGGTGACGAAGCTCGGCGCCCGCCGCATGCGCCGCGTAGAGGTCGTGAAGCTGCGCGGCCGGCCCCACCTGGCCGGCGCGCACCTGATGCGCATCGACGGGGAGGGGGTGTCCTTCATCCCCCGCCTGGAGGCGCTGGCGTCCGCCGGAAGTGACACGCCGCCACCCGAGGGCCGCGTCAGCTTCGGTCTGCCGGAGTTGGACGCGTTGATGGAGGGCGGCCTTCCCCGAACGAGCGCCACGCTGCTCGCGGGGAGCATGGGCATTGGCAAGACGCTGCTGGCGGCGCACTTCGCGGCCGAGGGCGCGCGCCTGGGAGAGCACGCCCTCTTCGTGTCCTTCCATGACTCCACGGCGTCGCTCGCTGCCCGGGCGCGGCGCATCCGGCTGGACGTGGAGCGCTACGTGACGAGCGGCATGCTCATCTACCTCTACATTCCTCCCTTGGAGCTGGAGGCGGACCTCGTGGTGGACCGCATCCTCCAGGAGGTGGCGCGGCGGAACGTGAAGCGGCTGGTCATCGATGGCCTCACGACGCTGGAGCAGTCCATCGTCGATCCTGAGCGCAGGCAGCTCTTCCTGGCCGCGCTCGCGGAGCGGTTGCGCCGGGCGGGCGTGACGACGCTCTACACCCGCGAGGTCTCCAAGGTGGCCGGCACGGAGCTCGACTTCAGCGACGCGCCCGTCTCCATCCTCGGGGAGAACCTGCTCCTCCTGCGCTACGTCGAGCTGCGCGGGCGCATCCACCGCCTCCTCTCCGTGCTCAAGATGCGCGACAGCAAGTACGACAATGACTTGCGCGAGTTCCAGATCGCCGACTCGGGGATGAAGGTCCTCGCGACGATGCGCTCCGCGGAAGGGTTGTTGACGGGGCAGGCGCGGCCCCTGGGGACGCGCATCGGGGCCGAGGAATGA
- a CDS encoding hybrid sensor histidine kinase/response regulator yields the protein MSGILIAEDEEALLEVFAELVEALGYRAIRAHNGEQALMLARTEPPDLVVSDHMMPRRTGVELLRAMRAEPSLASVPFVLLSAARPSGREEADVFLAKPVDLNDFEEAITNALRARPPVAIPTLGEPKASGDARRGPVLAREEVLNWVAHELKTPLSSARLNAQVLLRKLMKRGSEDEVRSTEAVLRQLDRMSHLISSILDASRLAEGKLELKSRQDDIVAFLRELIQEWRELEPQVEFVLVGAEAPVLLPFDGERVRQVLNNLLSNAVKYGGEARRVELGLSLHPGLADIHVRDWGIGISAGALPSVFERFQRADAEPAQGHGLGLYIASSLAKLHGGSLSVKSALGAGSTFHLRLPLSRRSVS from the coding sequence ATGAGCGGCATCCTCATCGCGGAGGACGAGGAGGCCCTGCTCGAGGTCTTCGCCGAGCTGGTGGAGGCGCTTGGCTACCGCGCCATCCGGGCCCACAACGGAGAGCAGGCCCTCATGCTGGCGCGCACGGAGCCGCCGGACCTGGTGGTCAGCGACCACATGATGCCCCGCCGGACGGGCGTGGAGTTGCTGCGCGCCATGCGGGCGGAGCCGAGCCTCGCGTCGGTTCCCTTCGTGTTGTTGAGCGCCGCGCGGCCCTCCGGCCGCGAGGAGGCGGACGTCTTCCTCGCCAAGCCGGTGGACCTGAACGACTTCGAGGAGGCCATCACCAACGCGCTTCGCGCGCGCCCGCCCGTGGCCATCCCCACCCTGGGGGAGCCGAAGGCGTCCGGCGACGCGCGCAGAGGGCCCGTCCTGGCGCGCGAGGAGGTGCTCAACTGGGTGGCCCACGAGCTGAAGACGCCGCTCTCCTCGGCCCGCCTCAACGCCCAGGTCCTGCTGCGCAAGCTGATGAAGCGGGGCTCGGAAGACGAGGTCCGCTCCACCGAGGCGGTGCTGCGTCAGTTGGACCGGATGAGCCACCTCATCTCCTCCATCCTGGACGCCTCGCGCCTGGCCGAGGGAAAGCTGGAGCTGAAGTCCAGGCAGGACGACATCGTCGCCTTCCTCCGGGAGCTCATTCAGGAGTGGCGCGAGCTGGAGCCGCAGGTGGAGTTCGTGCTGGTGGGCGCCGAGGCGCCGGTGCTGCTGCCCTTCGACGGGGAGCGGGTGCGGCAGGTGCTCAACAACCTGCTCTCCAACGCGGTGAAGTACGGGGGCGAGGCACGGCGCGTCGAGCTGGGCCTCTCGCTGCACCCCGGGCTGGCGGACATCCACGTCCGGGACTGGGGCATCGGCATTTCGGCGGGGGCGCTCCCCTCCGTCTTCGAGCGCTTCCAGCGGGCGGACGCCGAGCCCGCCCAGGGGCATGGCCTGGGGCTCTACATCGCCTCGTCGCTGGCGAAGCTGCACGGCGGCTCGTTGTCGGTGAAGTCGGCGCTGGGGGCGGGGTCGACCTTCCACCTCCGCCTTCCCCTGAGCCGGCGCTCCGTGTCCTAG
- a CDS encoding cysteine desulfurase family protein, whose amino-acid sequence MTYWDYNAAAPVRPEVVALLSRAFASGGFGNASSVHQEGRAARARLDAARVKVARVLGCEPKEVSFTGSGSEADALALLGAWYARPRPERRRVVTSAVEHPALLGAAARLEREGAHVVRVAPGPEGRVREAEVLEALTPDTALCSLMWANNETGVLQPAREVARACRQRGVLFHTDAVQAAGKVPLSLREVDADLLSLSAHKFGGPPGVGVLMVRKRVDVQALTPGHQEGGRRGGTQNVPYAEALALALELAVAELPETAARLTALRDAFEREVAARLSGVHVNGGDAPRVPNTSNLRFDAVEGESLLMALDLEGICVSSGAACASGTLSPSHVLRAMGLSAAQARGSLRFSLGPGTTEADVTRVVEALVRHVPSVRALAG is encoded by the coding sequence GTGACGTACTGGGACTACAACGCGGCCGCGCCGGTGCGCCCGGAGGTGGTGGCGCTGCTGTCGCGGGCCTTCGCTTCCGGAGGCTTCGGCAACGCGTCCAGCGTGCACCAGGAGGGCCGCGCGGCCCGGGCGCGCCTGGACGCGGCGCGCGTGAAGGTGGCCCGCGTGCTCGGGTGCGAGCCGAAGGAGGTCAGCTTCACCGGCTCCGGCAGTGAGGCGGATGCGCTGGCGCTCCTGGGCGCCTGGTACGCCCGCCCACGGCCCGAGCGGCGGCGGGTGGTGACGTCCGCGGTGGAGCACCCCGCCCTGCTGGGCGCGGCGGCGCGGTTGGAGCGCGAGGGCGCGCACGTCGTCCGTGTGGCGCCAGGTCCGGAGGGACGCGTGCGCGAGGCCGAGGTGCTGGAGGCCCTGACGCCGGACACGGCGTTGTGCTCGCTGATGTGGGCCAACAACGAGACGGGCGTGCTCCAACCGGCGCGGGAGGTGGCGCGCGCGTGCCGGCAGCGCGGCGTGCTGTTCCACACGGACGCGGTGCAGGCCGCGGGCAAGGTCCCCCTGTCCCTGCGCGAGGTGGACGCCGACCTGCTGTCGCTGTCCGCGCACAAGTTCGGCGGGCCACCGGGCGTGGGCGTGCTGATGGTGCGCAAGCGCGTGGACGTCCAGGCGCTGACGCCAGGCCACCAGGAAGGCGGCCGCCGCGGCGGGACGCAGAACGTGCCCTACGCCGAAGCGCTGGCGCTGGCGTTGGAGCTGGCCGTGGCGGAGCTGCCCGAAACGGCGGCCCGGCTCACCGCGCTCCGAGACGCGTTCGAGCGAGAGGTGGCGGCGCGCCTGTCCGGCGTACACGTCAACGGCGGCGATGCGCCGCGCGTCCCCAACACCAGCAACCTGCGCTTCGACGCGGTGGAGGGGGAGTCGCTGCTGATGGCCCTGGACCTGGAGGGCATCTGCGTGTCGTCCGGCGCGGCCTGCGCGTCCGGCACGCTGTCGCCCTCCCACGTGCTGCGGGCCATGGGCCTGTCGGCGGCCCAGGCCCGGGGCAGCCTCCGCTTCAGCCTGGGGCCCGGCACGACGGAAGCGGACGTCACGCGCGTGGTGGAGGCGCTCGTCCGGCACGTCCCCAGCGTCCGCGCGCTGGCCGGCTAG
- a CDS encoding DHH family phosphoesterase: MPVTQSLNSRRGAGNSGGELTEPPPARLAHMPARDKLERLLRVAQGHHKALILTHDNPDPDSLAAAVALAHLLEHKAGMEAHVGYGGIIGRAENIAFVKVLRLPVSHVSTLDLDEYDLFGLVDTQPKVGNHSLPAKKEAHVVVDHHPLRQESLEAPFADVGGDFGATSTMLVEYLRAARLEPSVEVATGLFYGIKADTRDLGRETTPTDVDSYLWLFPRMDKTLLAQIEHPELPARYFQLYHTAYERAKVYGTAIVTDLEEVYSPDMVAEVAERLMFLEGMKWSLAFGTYRNQLFLSLRVKDRRMNAGRLIREICEDYGGSSGGHGSMAGARLPLSGKLAQRKALKRELVGKFLEAFGVSDERPVSLLYAQDS; the protein is encoded by the coding sequence ATGCCTGTGACCCAGTCCCTCAACAGCCGCCGCGGAGCCGGAAACTCGGGAGGCGAGCTGACGGAGCCCCCGCCAGCGCGGCTGGCCCATATGCCGGCCCGTGACAAGCTGGAGCGGCTCCTGCGCGTGGCCCAGGGCCACCACAAGGCGCTCATCCTCACCCACGACAACCCGGACCCGGACTCGCTGGCGGCGGCCGTCGCCCTGGCGCACCTGCTGGAGCACAAGGCGGGCATGGAGGCGCACGTCGGCTACGGGGGCATCATCGGCCGGGCGGAGAACATCGCCTTCGTGAAGGTGCTGCGCCTGCCCGTCTCGCACGTGTCGACGCTCGACCTCGACGAGTACGACCTCTTCGGGCTGGTGGACACCCAGCCGAAGGTGGGCAACCACTCGCTGCCCGCCAAGAAGGAGGCGCACGTGGTGGTGGACCACCACCCGCTGCGCCAGGAGAGCCTGGAGGCCCCCTTCGCGGACGTGGGGGGCGACTTCGGCGCCACCTCCACCATGCTGGTGGAGTACCTGCGCGCCGCGCGGCTGGAGCCCTCCGTGGAGGTGGCCACCGGCCTGTTCTACGGCATCAAGGCGGACACGCGGGACTTGGGCCGGGAGACGACGCCCACGGACGTGGACAGCTACCTGTGGCTGTTCCCCCGCATGGACAAGACGCTGCTGGCGCAGATTGAGCACCCCGAGCTGCCCGCGCGCTACTTCCAGCTCTACCACACGGCGTATGAGCGGGCGAAGGTGTACGGGACGGCCATCGTCACCGACCTGGAGGAGGTCTACTCCCCGGACATGGTGGCGGAGGTGGCCGAGCGGCTGATGTTCCTGGAAGGGATGAAGTGGTCGCTGGCCTTCGGGACGTACCGCAACCAGCTCTTCCTCAGCCTGCGGGTGAAGGACCGGCGGATGAACGCGGGGCGCCTCATCCGGGAGATTTGCGAGGACTACGGCGGCTCGTCCGGAGGCCACGGCAGCATGGCGGGCGCGCGGCTGCCGCTGTCCGGGAAGCTGGCGCAGCGCAAGGCCCTCAAGCGCGAGCTGGTGGGCAAGTTCCTGGAGGCCTTCGGCGTCTCGGACGAGCGGCCGGTGTCGCTGCTGTACGCGCAGGACTCGTGA
- a CDS encoding Fic family protein yields MKERYQDIDEKNETLRGYLDIYKDKPDAREFMDKMEMSWIYHDAALEGVVYTHQELMAALFPHRTSAEASMIPVVLEIRNHKAVCDYIREEAAGARKQAQITLTTIKRMHDLFLGNTPEAQTERARMERRERTEKELAKERDRSGLRKDMPLHRTYFHDIAQPAKIQPELEKLVDYTASAEFREFHPIKQAATVQHKFVQIFPFTEHSGKVGRMCSNLILLRNGYMPAVIHSIDRQRYYESFRGPAAAFRTVLMDAMENSLDNGMKYFRDLGRKYKALNG; encoded by the coding sequence GTGAAGGAACGCTACCAGGACATCGATGAGAAGAACGAGACGCTGCGTGGGTACCTCGACATCTACAAGGACAAACCTGACGCGCGCGAGTTCATGGACAAGATGGAGATGTCGTGGATCTACCACGACGCCGCGCTGGAGGGAGTCGTCTACACCCATCAGGAGCTGATGGCCGCGCTGTTCCCGCATCGGACCAGCGCGGAGGCCTCCATGATTCCGGTCGTCCTTGAAATCCGGAACCACAAGGCCGTCTGCGACTACATCCGCGAGGAGGCGGCGGGCGCCAGGAAGCAGGCGCAGATCACGCTGACCACCATCAAGCGGATGCACGACCTCTTCCTGGGCAACACGCCCGAGGCGCAGACGGAGCGCGCGCGCATGGAGCGCCGCGAGCGCACCGAGAAGGAGCTGGCCAAGGAGCGGGACAGGTCCGGGCTGCGCAAGGACATGCCGCTGCACCGCACGTACTTCCACGACATCGCCCAGCCGGCGAAGATCCAGCCGGAGCTGGAGAAGCTCGTGGACTACACGGCCAGCGCCGAGTTCCGTGAGTTCCACCCCATCAAGCAGGCGGCCACGGTCCAGCACAAGTTCGTGCAGATCTTCCCCTTCACCGAGCACAGCGGGAAGGTGGGGCGCATGTGCAGCAACCTCATCCTGCTGCGCAACGGCTACATGCCCGCCGTCATCCACTCCATCGACCGGCAGCGCTACTACGAGTCCTTCCGGGGACCCGCGGCGGCCTTCCGCACGGTGCTGATGGACGCGATGGAGAACTCGCTGGACAACGGCATGAAGTACTTCCGGGACCTGGGGCGCAAGTACAAGGCGCTGAACGGCTAG
- a CDS encoding AAA family ATPase: MAPPAGYDYDDNPFKLENPSILDIAPPEPKSVEDTGLKMGILSDIALKYLYYVGTGTGMGIADEMRLPWPGVIEHVVDFLATEKLVDLRGGKGFGRASVEFILSEKGREYARDALTRTTYVGPAPVPIEQYNALITSQTEETPVVSQEELVMALSHLTVPAELMDKLGPAVNSGRSLFLYGSPGNGKTSLAEAVSNMFGGEVFVPHCLEIGNQIIQVYDRLIHTPVSLEVGRDTSGRRQTFEMDNRWLVCRRPSVVVGGELTLAMLDLIYSESTRFYEAPFQVKANGGMLLIDDFGRQKVHPTDLLNRWIVPLEKRVDFLTLHTGKKFEIPFDQLLVFSTNLDPKELVDEAFLRRIKYKIEVGNPDEEAYREIFSRVCEAAGIPYVDQAVTYLIEHYYKPRSMELRSCHPRDLVSLIRDAARYRQIPPALSKDLLDQACEVFLVNL, from the coding sequence ATGGCTCCTCCCGCTGGCTACGACTACGACGACAACCCGTTCAAGCTTGAGAATCCATCCATCCTCGACATCGCTCCGCCGGAGCCGAAGTCCGTGGAGGACACGGGGCTCAAGATGGGCATCCTGTCCGACATCGCCCTGAAGTACCTCTATTACGTGGGCACGGGCACGGGCATGGGCATCGCGGACGAGATGCGCCTGCCCTGGCCGGGCGTCATCGAGCACGTGGTGGACTTCCTGGCCACGGAGAAGCTGGTGGACCTGCGCGGCGGCAAGGGCTTTGGCCGCGCGTCGGTGGAGTTCATCCTGTCGGAGAAGGGCCGCGAGTACGCGCGCGACGCGCTCACCCGCACCACCTACGTGGGCCCCGCGCCGGTGCCCATCGAGCAGTACAACGCGCTCATCACCAGCCAGACGGAGGAGACGCCCGTCGTCAGCCAGGAGGAGCTGGTGATGGCGCTCAGCCACCTCACCGTGCCCGCGGAGCTGATGGACAAGCTGGGCCCGGCGGTGAACTCCGGCCGCTCGTTGTTCCTCTACGGCTCGCCCGGCAACGGCAAGACGAGCCTGGCCGAGGCCGTCTCCAACATGTTCGGCGGCGAGGTCTTCGTCCCCCACTGCCTGGAGATTGGCAATCAGATCATCCAGGTCTACGACCGGCTCATCCACACGCCGGTGTCGCTGGAGGTGGGCCGGGACACGTCGGGCCGCCGCCAGACGTTCGAAATGGACAACCGGTGGCTGGTCTGCCGCCGGCCCTCCGTCGTCGTGGGCGGCGAGCTGACGCTGGCCATGCTGGACCTCATCTATTCGGAGAGCACCCGCTTCTACGAAGCGCCGTTCCAGGTGAAGGCCAACGGCGGCATGCTCCTCATCGACGACTTCGGCCGCCAGAAGGTCCACCCCACGGACCTGCTCAACCGGTGGATCGTCCCCCTGGAGAAGCGGGTGGACTTCCTCACCCTCCACACCGGCAAGAAGTTCGAAATCCCCTTCGACCAGCTCCTCGTCTTCTCCACCAACCTGGACCCCAAGGAGCTGGTGGACGAGGCCTTCCTGCGCCGCATCAAGTACAAGATTGAGGTCGGGAACCCCGACGAAGAGGCTTACCGGGAAATCTTCAGCCGCGTCTGCGAGGCGGCGGGAATCCCGTACGTGGACCAGGCCGTCACGTACCTCATCGAGCACTACTACAAGCCCCGGAGCATGGAGCTGCGCTCGTGTCACCCGCGGGACCTGGTGAGCCTCATCCGGGACGCGGCGCGATACCGGCAGATACCCCCGGCGCTCTCCAAGGACCTGCTCGACCAGGCGTGCGAGGTGTTCCTCGTCAATCTGTGA
- a CDS encoding branched-chain amino acid transaminase gives MSSTSSSGVRAEQIWLDGRLMKWDEGHVHLMTHALHYGLGVFEGIRAYKTHDGRLAVFRLREHIRRLLDSAHIIMLKIPYTEDELFDACVNLLRAQKDLFANGAYLRPVAFMGDGAMGLGAVNPTRTAVTAWDWGAYLGDKGIKEGIRAKVSSYTRMHVNVNMVRGKITGQYVNSILAKREAVMAGYDEAILLDVSGFVAEASGENIFQVNKKGVIKTPPLSCPILDGITRDTVLHILRDSGRTVEEVTFTRDALYITNEIFFCGTAAEITPVREVDNRQVGDGKPGPITRHVQDMYFRIVRGQEPKYAEWLTYI, from the coding sequence ATGAGCTCGACCTCGAGTAGTGGAGTGCGCGCCGAGCAGATCTGGCTCGACGGCCGACTGATGAAGTGGGACGAGGGCCACGTGCATCTGATGACGCACGCGCTGCATTACGGCCTGGGCGTCTTCGAAGGCATCCGCGCGTACAAGACGCACGACGGGCGCCTGGCCGTCTTCCGGCTGCGTGAGCACATCCGCCGGCTGCTCGACTCGGCCCACATCATCATGCTCAAGATTCCGTACACCGAGGACGAGCTCTTCGACGCGTGCGTGAATCTGCTGCGCGCGCAGAAGGACCTGTTCGCCAACGGCGCGTACCTGCGGCCGGTGGCCTTCATGGGCGACGGCGCCATGGGCCTGGGCGCGGTGAACCCCACCCGCACGGCCGTGACGGCGTGGGACTGGGGCGCGTACCTGGGTGACAAGGGCATCAAGGAAGGCATCCGCGCCAAGGTCAGCTCGTACACGCGCATGCACGTGAACGTGAACATGGTGCGCGGGAAGATCACCGGCCAGTACGTCAACTCCATCCTCGCCAAGCGCGAGGCGGTGATGGCGGGCTATGACGAGGCCATCCTCCTGGACGTCAGCGGCTTCGTCGCCGAGGCCTCCGGCGAGAACATCTTCCAGGTGAACAAGAAGGGCGTCATCAAGACGCCCCCGCTGTCCTGCCCCATCCTGGACGGCATCACCCGCGACACGGTGCTGCACATCCTGCGCGACAGCGGCCGCACGGTGGAGGAGGTCACCTTCACCCGCGACGCGCTCTACATCACCAACGAGATCTTCTTCTGCGGCACGGCGGCGGAGATCACCCCCGTGCGCGAGGTGGACAACCGCCAGGTGGGCGACGGCAAGCCCGGCCCCATCACCCGGCACGTGCAGGACATGTACTTCCGCATCGTGCGCGGCCAGGAGCCGAAGTACGCCGAGTGGCTCACGTACATCTAG